CCGCGGCCCGTCATGAACGGGTACAGGGCGTCGTGCTCCAGCATGAGGCCGACGCGGCTGTACAGGCCGACGTTGCCGATGACCTCCTCGCCCAGGACGCGCACACCCCCCTGCGAGGGCCGCAGCAGGCCGCACATCATGCTGAGCAGCGTCGTCTTGCCCGCGCCGTTGGGCCCCAGGATGCCCGTGACGCCCGGGTAGACCTCAAAGGAGACGTCGTTGACGGCCACCACGTTGCCGTACCACTTGGAGATGGCCTGCACCTCGATAGTTGCGCCGGTTCCCGTGGTCATAGGCGTAACCTCCGGTAGCGGTTCCAGAGCGCCGCGGCCGGCAGCGCCGTCCAGAACAGGTACATGCCGATGGGCGCCCAGTCCGGCAGCTCCTCCAGAGCGATGGTCGACGGCGACTGCGCCGGCAGGTCGAAGACGAGGGCGTTGATGCCATCCGTGGCCTCGCTCAGGTTCAGCAGCGCCACGTACGGGGCAACGTCGCCGATGATGTAATCGCAGTCCTCCGCGTTCAGGCGGAAGTCGTCGCCGAAACCGGCCTCAGTGTCGACGCAGTTCTCCGCGAAGGTGAGGCCGCTGATCACGGTGCTGACCATGATGTAGATGACGATGATGACCGCCGCGGCAAAGGCCCGCCGGGTGACGTACGCCGACACCGCCAGCGTCGCCAGCGAGATGAAGAGCGTGATGACCGCCCCCATCAGCAGGATGCGCGGGATGTCCTCCCAGTTGTCGCGAAGGTAGTCCAGCGGCACGTCCGCCGTCAGCATGAGGCCCGCCATCAGGAGCGCCTGCCCGGAGTAGACCAGCACGAGCACGATCGTCGCCAGCGCCGCCAGCCGCATGCCGAGGTAGTCCAGCGTGGTCATCGGCCGCACCAGGTACAGCGGCAGGACGTTGTCGCGCCGGTCCGGCCCCAGCAGCTCAGGGGCCATGATCGCCCCGAAGAGCACCAGCACCACCGCCACAATGCCGTAGTAGTCGGCGGGGCCGGGGATGAAGTCGCCCGCCTCCGCGGCCTCCACCAGGTCGCCGATGAAGGCGAGGAGGACGACGAAGACCACCGCGGGCGTCATTGCGGAGATGAAGAAGAGGACGGGCAGGATCTTGGACTTGCCGCCGCGCCCTATGCCCAGCAGCGTGCGGACGCCGTTGACAAAGAGGGACCAGCGGGCCCGGTTGCGGCCCTGCCGAGGGCCGGTGTAGCGCTGATAGCCAAGGTCGAATACCTCGGCGCCCGGCTGGTTCATGCGCTGCCGCCCCGGAAGATGTCGGTGAGCGTGCGGCGCGCGGGCGCAAGTCGGCGCAGCCGCGCGCCGGCGTCGACGGCCGCGTCGCGGACGATGTCGTAGTCCTCTTCCTTCGCGTGCTCGATGACGACCAGCGCGCCGTCGACGTTGGCCTCGACGCCCCGCTCGGCCAGGATGGCCGCGAACTCCTCGTGCCGGTCCGCCACCTCGATGAGCAGCGTCTCCGTCTCCTGCGTCAGGCTCGCGACGGCCCCCTCCTGCGACAGCAGCCCCGACTCCAGCA
The genomic region above belongs to Chloroflexota bacterium and contains:
- a CDS encoding ABC transporter ATP-binding protein yields the protein MTTGTGATIEVQAISKWYGNVVAVNDVSFEVYPGVTGILGPNGAGKTTLLSMMCGLLRPSQGGVRVLGEEVIGNVGLYSRVGLMLEHDALYPFMTGRGFVQLAAKLQGVTDPEAVDWAISTVNLLDAADRATGTYSRGMRQRIRLAATIVH